CCTGCCTGTGCGATGGTCACACCACCCAGCAGTTTGTTGAGCTCCTCGTCATTGCGCACGGCCAGCTGCAGGTGACGGGGGATGATTCGGGTCTTCTTGTTGTCCCGGGCGGCATTTCCGGCCAGCTCCAGGATCTCAGCGGTCAGATATTCCAGCACAGCGGCCATGTAAACCGGAGCGCCGGCGCCGACCCTCTGAGCGTAGTTGCCCTTGCGGAGAAGTCTGTGCACAC
The nucleotide sequence above comes from Rhinoderma darwinii isolate aRhiDar2 chromosome 11, aRhiDar2.hap1, whole genome shotgun sequence. Encoded proteins:
- the LOC142663095 gene encoding histone H2A type 1-like; this encodes MSGRGKQGGKVRAKAKTRSSRAGLQFPVGRVHRLLRKGNYAQRVGAGAPVYMAAVLEYLTAEILELAGNAARDNKKTRIIPRHLQLAVRNDEELNKLLGGVTIAQAGVLPNIQAVLLPKKTESSKSAKSK